In Terriglobus sp. TAA 43, a single window of DNA contains:
- a CDS encoding nitrate/sulfonate/bicarbonate ABC transporter ATP-binding protein produces MQQAIIRAERVEKYYAQPSENRIQVISPTDLSIVPGEIVALLGPSGSGKSTLLRMLTGLSVPSGGQVYWHEKPIGQTEINVSIVFQSFALFPWLTVLENVEAPLQARGMEPAKRRKRAMKMLDTVGLDGFQHAYPKELSGGMRQRVGFARALVVEPEVLFMDEPFSALDVLTAENLRSELLELWQKKTMPTQAIFIVTHNIEEAVLLADRIIVLGRNPGHVRTDFRVALQHPRDRKAAAFTQLVDYIYKVLTQPEAQPPELPRTAGGKRVRDQRLMSYQMLPHARPGGIAGLLELMVDHAGKADIYRLADDLAFEVDDLLPIVDAASLLGFLTVTEGDATLTANGTEYANAEILRQKEIFREAALEHVLLLRQIMRALEAKSDGSVPEEFFHDMLDEQFSEEETLRQLETAINWGRYAELFDFDAQRHRFILAHVAEPAVETHE; encoded by the coding sequence ATGCAACAGGCCATCATTCGCGCCGAACGCGTTGAAAAATATTATGCTCAGCCGAGCGAGAACCGAATTCAGGTCATCTCGCCGACAGACCTGTCCATTGTGCCGGGTGAAATTGTCGCACTGCTAGGGCCCTCAGGCTCTGGCAAGTCGACGTTGCTGCGCATGCTTACGGGACTTTCTGTGCCTTCAGGCGGCCAGGTTTACTGGCATGAAAAGCCCATTGGCCAAACAGAAATCAACGTCTCCATCGTCTTCCAGAGCTTTGCGCTATTCCCTTGGCTGACTGTATTGGAGAACGTGGAAGCACCGCTGCAGGCACGCGGTATGGAACCCGCGAAGCGTCGCAAGCGCGCCATGAAGATGCTGGATACAGTCGGTCTTGACGGCTTCCAGCACGCCTACCCGAAAGAACTCTCCGGCGGGATGCGTCAGCGCGTGGGCTTTGCTCGCGCGCTTGTTGTCGAGCCAGAAGTGCTCTTTATGGATGAGCCATTCTCTGCCCTTGACGTGCTCACCGCAGAGAATTTGCGTTCGGAACTGCTGGAACTCTGGCAGAAAAAGACGATGCCAACGCAGGCCATCTTCATCGTGACGCACAACATTGAAGAGGCCGTGCTGCTTGCAGATCGCATCATCGTTCTGGGCCGCAATCCAGGCCACGTGCGCACCGATTTCCGCGTCGCACTGCAGCATCCGCGCGACCGCAAGGCCGCAGCGTTTACACAACTGGTGGACTACATCTACAAGGTGCTCACGCAGCCCGAAGCGCAGCCGCCAGAGCTGCCACGTACCGCAGGCGGCAAGCGCGTCCGCGATCAGCGCCTGATGAGCTACCAGATGTTGCCACATGCGCGTCCCGGCGGCATCGCCGGCCTGTTGGAATTGATGGTGGATCACGCAGGTAAAGCAGACATCTATCGTCTGGCAGATGATCTCGCTTTCGAAGTCGACGACTTGCTGCCGATCGTTGACGCAGCCTCATTGTTAGGTTTCCTAACTGTTACGGAAGGCGACGCCACACTCACTGCGAACGGCACGGAATACGCCAATGCCGAAATCCTTCGGCAGAAAGAAATCTTCCGCGAGGCCGCGCTCGAACACGTGCTGTTGCTGCGCCAGATCATGCGTGCACTGGAAGCCAAGAGCGACGGTTCCGTACCGGAAGAATTCTTCCACGACATGCTGGACGAACAATTCAGCGAAGAAGAAACGTTGCGTCAGCTTGAGACGGCTATTAACTGGGGCCGCTATGCGGAACTGTTCGACTTTGACGCGCAGCGCCACCGCTTCATCCTGGCGCACGTCGCTGAACCTGCCGTGGAGACGCACGAATGA
- a CDS encoding glycosyltransferase family 2 protein codes for MISVMVLTLNEEHDLPGCLESVAWSDDVWVFDSLSTDRTTAIAEVSGARVIQRKFDNWAAHQNWAMENIPFKHPWVFYIDADERMTEGLREAIHQAVSAAGGHVAFEVERRDFLNGTWLKHVQLSAWYTRLFQPSKMHYERLVNPVSVVDGTTGRIAGYLDHFPFSKGVTYWIQRHNDYSTKEAQQLMLNQADAPAFRLRDAFFASDFQTRRKQQKQLFYRLPGRPILKFILIYFAKRGFLDGSAGLTYALLQSIYEYFIVLKTRELRQHPQ; via the coding sequence ATGATCTCCGTCATGGTTCTCACTCTGAATGAAGAGCACGACCTGCCTGGATGCCTTGAATCCGTGGCATGGTCCGACGATGTCTGGGTGTTTGACTCTTTGTCCACCGACCGTACCACTGCGATTGCAGAGGTGTCCGGTGCCCGCGTGATCCAGCGCAAGTTTGATAACTGGGCCGCTCATCAGAACTGGGCCATGGAAAACATTCCGTTCAAACATCCGTGGGTGTTTTATATCGACGCGGATGAACGCATGACAGAGGGGCTTCGCGAGGCTATCCATCAGGCTGTGTCAGCAGCGGGAGGACATGTCGCATTTGAAGTGGAACGTCGCGATTTCCTGAACGGAACATGGCTGAAACACGTTCAGCTTTCCGCCTGGTACACGCGCCTCTTTCAGCCTTCCAAAATGCATTACGAACGCCTGGTCAATCCTGTCTCTGTGGTGGACGGAACGACCGGGCGCATCGCTGGCTATCTGGATCACTTCCCGTTCAGCAAGGGTGTCACCTATTGGATACAGCGGCACAATGACTACAGCACGAAAGAAGCGCAGCAACTGATGCTGAATCAGGCCGATGCTCCCGCGTTTCGGCTGCGTGATGCATTCTTCGCCTCAGATTTTCAGACGCGTCGGAAACAACAGAAGCAGTTGTTCTATCGCTTGCCTGGTCGCCCAATTCTGAAGTTCATATTGATTTACTTCGCAAAGCGAGGCTTTTTGGATGGCAGCGCAGGACTGACCTACGCTTTACTTCAATCGATTTACGAATATTTCATTGTGTTGAAGACACGCGAACTTAGGCAACATCCGCAGTAA
- a CDS encoding glycosyltransferase — protein sequence MRILHVIATLDPAAGGPIEGVRTLFGYKNEGYEGEAVTFDAPDAPYLKGLPFPVYPLGPRTSTYGYTAKLLPWLRENRDRYDGVIVNGLWQYTGLATMLAMRGHTPYMVFSHGMLDPYFKRRFPLKHLKKAIYWYPAEYWVLRNAYRVLFTTTSEEKLAEESFAFWKWKSQVVPYGIRAPQSDPAEDIAAFLRVVPAVEGKRFLIYLSRIHPKKGCDQLLQAFASVAASDPGLHLVMAGPDETGWIPELQKIVDNAGLSDRVHWPGILRGSEKWGAFRAAEAFILPSHQENFGIAVAEALGAGKPVLLSDKVNIGDMIRDEGCTLIEPDTLEGTRLLLERWIGLSAEEKRRMSAAAKECFRTRFNMVETAQTIMTLFQQAKNEGAS from the coding sequence ATGCGCATCCTTCATGTCATCGCCACACTGGACCCCGCTGCAGGCGGCCCGATCGAAGGCGTGCGGACACTCTTCGGATATAAGAACGAAGGTTACGAGGGCGAAGCCGTGACCTTCGACGCGCCCGACGCGCCTTATCTGAAGGGACTTCCCTTTCCCGTTTATCCACTCGGCCCACGCACCTCCACCTATGGCTACACGGCAAAGCTATTGCCTTGGCTGCGCGAAAACCGCGATCGGTATGACGGCGTGATCGTCAATGGCTTGTGGCAATACACGGGTCTTGCCACGATGCTAGCCATGCGCGGTCACACGCCGTATATGGTGTTCTCGCATGGCATGTTGGACCCGTACTTTAAACGTCGCTTTCCGCTGAAACATCTGAAGAAAGCCATTTACTGGTATCCCGCGGAATATTGGGTTCTGAGAAACGCCTATCGTGTGCTGTTCACCACCACCAGCGAAGAAAAGCTGGCGGAAGAAAGCTTTGCTTTCTGGAAATGGAAATCGCAGGTAGTCCCGTACGGCATTCGTGCGCCCCAGAGCGATCCCGCTGAGGACATCGCTGCATTCCTTCGTGTGGTTCCTGCCGTAGAAGGCAAGCGTTTCCTCATCTATCTGAGCCGTATCCATCCCAAGAAGGGGTGCGACCAGTTACTACAGGCGTTTGCCTCCGTTGCCGCCAGCGACCCCGGCCTGCATCTCGTCATGGCCGGCCCGGACGAGACCGGCTGGATACCGGAGCTACAAAAGATCGTAGATAACGCAGGTTTGAGTGACCGCGTTCACTGGCCGGGGATTTTGCGCGGTTCAGAAAAGTGGGGCGCGTTCCGTGCCGCGGAAGCATTCATCCTTCCTTCTCACCAGGAAAACTTCGGCATTGCTGTTGCGGAGGCACTGGGAGCGGGCAAGCCTGTTTTGTTGAGCGATAAGGTCAACATCGGAGACATGATCCGCGACGAAGGCTGTACTCTCATTGAGCCAGACACCCTTGAAGGGACACGCCTGCTACTGGAGCGCTGGATTGGATTATCAGCGGAAGAAAAGCGGCGCATGAGCGCAGCTGCGAAAGAATGTTTTCGAACACGCTTCAACATGGTGGAGACCGCACAAACCATCATGACTCTCTTCCAGCAGGCGAAGAACGAAGGAGCAAGCTGA
- a CDS encoding response regulator, protein MTTPSKPKVLVADDEQVIANTLAIILNQAGFEAKAVYSGESAVETVDEFQPNMLISDVIMTGMTGIEAAIKIREKLPTCKILLFSGQAATADLLEKARAQGHEFEILAKPVHPTDLLAKLRS, encoded by the coding sequence ATGACAACCCCCAGCAAACCGAAGGTACTGGTTGCCGACGACGAACAGGTGATTGCAAACACGCTGGCAATCATCCTTAATCAGGCAGGCTTTGAAGCCAAGGCCGTGTACTCCGGCGAGTCTGCCGTAGAGACCGTTGATGAATTTCAACCCAACATGTTGATTTCAGACGTGATCATGACCGGCATGACGGGCATTGAAGCTGCCATCAAAATCCGGGAAAAACTACCCACCTGCAAGATTCTTCTGTTTAGCGGACAGGCTGCTACGGCTGATCTGCTGGAGAAGGCACGTGCGCAGGGACATGAGTTTGAAATTCTGGCGAAGCCCGTCCATCCGACCGACCTGTTGGCGAAGCTGCGCAGTTAA
- a CDS encoding acetyltransferase yields the protein MPREAAYVATDHIDESEHADPYLRPAFTLHNRVMRVLWGVVWLLLYRPSPRPMHGWRSFLLRLFGATMGSNCHFYPKSKIWAPWNLFCADQVTAADGVEIYNAAPMHFGSHAIVSQDAYLCGATHDYNSAAFPLLAYEMHFGAYSWVCARAIVGPGANMGEGAVLGLGSVATRSLDPWTVHAGSPARMVKERKRTHGVTPA from the coding sequence ATGCCGCGCGAAGCCGCCTACGTGGCCACGGACCATATCGACGAAAGCGAACACGCTGACCCGTATCTGCGTCCGGCGTTCACGCTGCACAATCGTGTGATGCGTGTGCTTTGGGGCGTCGTATGGCTGCTGCTTTATCGCCCGTCGCCACGGCCCATGCATGGCTGGCGCTCCTTTTTGTTGCGTCTTTTCGGAGCCACGATGGGTTCGAATTGCCACTTCTATCCAAAGTCAAAAATCTGGGCTCCGTGGAATCTGTTTTGTGCGGATCAGGTCACAGCTGCAGATGGCGTCGAGATTTACAACGCCGCGCCCATGCACTTTGGTTCTCACGCCATCGTGTCGCAGGACGCCTATCTTTGTGGCGCGACGCACGACTACAACTCCGCTGCCTTTCCATTGCTGGCCTACGAGATGCATTTCGGAGCCTACTCGTGGGTGTGTGCGCGGGCGATCGTAGGACCTGGCGCCAACATGGGCGAAGGTGCCGTGCTCGGACTGGGGTCCGTCGCCACACGCAGCCTTGATCCATGGACGGTCCACGCTGGTTCTCCGGCGCGGATGGTCAAAGAACGTAAACGCACACATGGAGTCACACCCGCATGA